A window of Bacteroidales bacterium genomic DNA:
TTTCTCGAATCATCCAGCTTTGTAATTCTGCTTCATTTTTAAGATGCTGTTCTTTGATTCTGTTTTGGCATTTAGGACATTTTTTCCAATTATCATTGACTGCTTCATCACCTCCAATATGAATATATTTATAAGGGAAAAGCGATGCAACTTCATCAATAACATCTTTATAAAACTGAATTACCGTATCATTTCCGGCACACATTATAGCTTTTGGAGGCCAGTAGGGGCCGATTTGAACAAAATATGGATAGTCATCACAAGCAAATTCGGGATAAGAAGCTAAAATAGCAGAGCAATGCCCTGGAATTTCTATTTCAGGAACAACATCTATGTGTCTTTGAGCAGCATAAGCAACTACTTCCCGAATCTGATCTTTGGTGTAATATCCTCCGTATGAGGCTTTTTCTCCCTCTTTTGGGGGCTCTCCTTTTGTCCAAGAAACCTGGCTTCTATCAACTCTCCAAGCTCCGACTTCAGTTAATTTGGGATATTTATCAATCTGAATTCGCCAGCCGTGGTCATCAGTCAGATGCCAGTGAAATTTATTTATTTTGTAAAGAGCCAATATATCCAAATGTTTTTTAATGTATTCAACATCAAAAAAATGTCTTGACACATCTAAATGATTTCCACGCCATGCAAATCTGGGATAATCCAAAATTTCAAGACAGGAAAAGGTGATTTTTGTCGGATTATTTTTATTGATGTTGTTTGGAGCAAGTTGATATAGAGTCTGAAATCCGTAAAATAATCCGGTTGTTGTATTTGCCTCTATAATAATTTTATTTCTTT
This region includes:
- a CDS encoding beta-N-acetylhexosaminidase, which encodes MKKIVFIVLTLSCLYSGCTLIDKENVSIIPEPVSIRMKYGFFTFDNNTTISFSNIDKNNTTVTYIVEYFEKYFGFNPTIVTPEHKVKNCIYFSINSKKDIKLGDEGYRLKIKRNKIIIEANTTTGLFYGFQTLYQLAPNNINKNNPTKITFSCLEILDYPRFAWRGNHLDVSRHFFDVEYIKKHLDILALYKINKFHWHLTDDHGWRIQIDKYPKLTEVGAWRVDRSQVSWTKGEPPKEGEKASYGGYYTKDQIREVVAYAAQRHIDVVPEIEIPGHCSAILASYPEFACDDYPYFVQIGPYWPPKAIMCAGNDTVIQFYKDVIDEVASLFPYKYIHIGGDEAVNDNWKKCPKCQNRIKEQHLKNEAELQSWMIRE